The following coding sequences lie in one Musa acuminata AAA Group cultivar baxijiao chromosome BXJ3-1, Cavendish_Baxijiao_AAA, whole genome shotgun sequence genomic window:
- the LOC135628796 gene encoding transcription factor MYB61-like — translation MGRHTCCYKQKLRKGLWSPEEDEKLIKHITKYGHGCWSSVPIQAGLQRCGKSCRLRWINYLRPDLKRGSFSKQEENLIIELHAVLGNRWSQIAARLPGRTDNEIKNFWNSCIKKMLKQRGIDPNTHKPLAEDKVGEAKASRTSEGTSGSVDLKVPAAALESLNDAARGPASSSMPVFDTCAVERKASPMTKCFFLDQFITSQSSSDPVSVFPLAQLSFATDCSSSETALADLSACPNPLWLSHNSRLLEMNRDFHCNTISTCLPSVPTTILSTSMDNSAQICAGIDGMQYSDAVYSGNSSQSSMNSSDTVEMQNSSSFFHNDIFLWPESTPDKDAQVQLEKEPEDLKWSQYLDGAFPVSAATQSQSLSQPLHCDVKAESPSVFSDLVSWHQIQQQLQSSDIYGKDFQMLSVGFGQV, via the exons ATGGGGAGGCACACATGCTGCTACAAGCAAAAGCTGAGGAAAGGCCTGTGGTCTCCTGAGGAAGATGAAAAGCTCATCAAGCACATAACAAAATATGGCCATGGGTGTTGGAGCTCTGTCCCCATACAAGCAG GACTTCAGAGGTGTGGGAAGAGCTGCAGGCTGAGGTGGATAAACTACCTGAGGCCTGATCTTAAGAGAGGGTCCTTCTCAAAGCAGGAGGAGAATCTCATAATTGAACTCCATGCAGTGCTAGGAAACAG GTGGTCGCAGATCGCAGCACGCTTGCCGGGAaggaccgacaacgagatcaagaacttctGGAACTCCTGCATCAAGAAGATGCTCAAGCAGAGAGGGATCGACCCCAACACCCACAAGCCGCTCGCGGAGGACAAAGTGGGGGAAGCCAAAGCCTCCAGGACCAGCGAAGGCACGTCCGGCTCCGTCGACCTCAAAGTTCCCGCCGCAGCATTGGAGAGCTTGAATGACGCAGCACGCGGACCGGCGTCGTCTTCAATGCCGGTGTTCGATACGTGTGCCGTCGAGAGGAAGGCATCACCGATGACCAAATGCTTCTTCCTCGACCAATTCATTACCAGCCAAAGCAGCTCCGATCCAGTGAGTGTCTTCCCCCTAGCACAGTTGAGCTTTGCCACTGACTGCAGCAGCAGTGAGACAGCCCTGGCCGACCTATCGGCCTGTCCGAATCCTCTCTGGCTCAGCCATAACAGTAGGCTGCTCGAGATGAATCGGGACTTCCATTGCAACACAATATCCACATGCTTACCATCAGTTCCAACCACAATCCTTTCCACTTCAATGGATAATTCGGCACAGATCTGCGCTGGTATCGATGGCATGCAGTACAGTGATGCTGTTTACTCCGGAAATAGTAGTCAGAGTAGCATGAACAGTTCTGATACAGTAGAGATGCAGAACAGCAGCTCCTTCTTCCACAATGACATCTTTCTTTGGCCGGAGTCAACGCCGGACAAGGATGCCCAGGTCCAGCTTGAAAAGGAGCCCGAGGACCTCAAATGGTCGCAGTATCTCGACGGCGCCTTCCCGGTGTCAGCAGCCACCCAAAGCCAAAGCCTAAGCCAACCTCTGCATTGTGACGTCAAGGCAGAAAGCCCATCTGTGTTCAGTGATCTAGTATCCTGGCACCAAATCCAGCAGCAGCTACAGTCTTCAGACATCTACGGCAAGGATTTCCAGATGTTATCCGTGGGATTCGGACAGGTATAG